The Fibrobacter sp. UWB2 genome window below encodes:
- a CDS encoding ATP-binding protein — translation MPLDLIENIRHHGFKRLLLAVSGGLDSICLAHYFIENSAALGIEWLGIAHVHHGLREGTADRDAKFVEEFAKSHNVPFFLKKLDGEALKSADGSLEENARDARYKALTEIVKSIVTLEPTGDRVHYALDPIGALPLQDDEGCAPIPHSPIAIVTAHHAGDQAETMYMRLKRGTTLAGLRGIQEVRIIQDKKEMPAHGGHDIPCIHIYRPFLNISRNELLAYARENGLSWCEDESNADVKFARNKIRHEFLPNLEQECPGANKQLCKIAGLADRAYAKVLAKCSRSFDFAQDDTRGFPLGGGNDKDSLVSSLSSFVSLDKKKLNKILREYADADLSEMFRLWLTEKGFRFPIGFFYGPKEPAHVKIPVRAVYRRRSVVKIAHTVWICEFKDALSAAKFVSCEKKEKDYNEST, via the coding sequence TTGCCACTCGATTTAATTGAAAATATTCGCCATCATGGTTTTAAGCGCCTGTTGCTTGCAGTTTCGGGCGGATTGGATTCTATTTGCTTGGCGCATTATTTTATCGAGAACAGTGCCGCGCTTGGCATTGAATGGCTGGGTATTGCGCATGTGCATCACGGGCTACGCGAAGGAACGGCAGACAGAGACGCAAAATTTGTAGAAGAATTTGCAAAGTCGCACAATGTTCCTTTTTTCTTGAAGAAGCTAGATGGAGAAGCGCTGAAAAGTGCAGATGGTTCACTTGAAGAAAATGCACGAGACGCAAGGTATAAAGCGTTAACAGAAATTGTGAAAAGCATTGTCACTCTGGAGCCAACAGGCGATAGAGTCCATTATGCTTTGGATCCTATCGGGGCTTTGCCCCTCCAGGATGACGAAGGCTGCGCCCCCATACCCCATAGCCCAATCGCTATCGTGACGGCGCATCATGCGGGGGATCAGGCGGAGACAATGTATATGCGTCTCAAGCGCGGGACAACGCTTGCCGGGCTGCGCGGAATTCAAGAAGTAAGAATAATTCAGGACAAGAAGGAGATGCCCGCTCACGGCGGGCATGACATTCCCTGCATTCACATCTATCGGCCGTTCCTGAACATCTCTCGCAACGAACTCCTCGCCTATGCTCGCGAAAATGGTTTAAGCTGGTGCGAGGACGAAAGCAATGCGGATGTGAAATTCGCACGCAATAAAATTAGGCACGAGTTTTTGCCGAATCTGGAACAAGAATGTCCGGGGGCAAACAAACAGCTCTGCAAGATTGCGGGGCTTGCGGACAGAGCGTATGCGAAAGTGCTGGCAAAATGCTCTAGATCCTTCGACTTCGCTCAGGATGACACAAGGGGATTCCCGCTCGGTGGCGGGAATGACAAAGATTCTCTAGTCTCTAGTCTCTCGTCTTTCGTCTCATTAGACAAGAAAAAACTCAATAAAATTCTACGCGAATACGCGGATGCAGATCTGTCCGAAATGTTCCGGTTGTGGCTCACGGAAAAGGGTTTTCGGTTCCCGATTGGCTTTTTCTACGGTCCTAAAGAGCCTGCCCACGTGAAAATCCCGGTCCGGGCGGTTTATCGCCGGCGTTCCGTCGTCAAAATAGCGCATACTGTCTGGATTTGCGAGTTCAAGGACGCGCTTTCAGCCGCAAAATTTGTATCTTGCGAGAAGAAAGAAAAGGATTATAATGAATCAACCTAA